One genomic window of Hydra vulgaris chromosome 03, alternate assembly HydraT2T_AEP includes the following:
- the LOC136078476 gene encoding uncharacterized protein LOC136078476 — MGRPTDAYPYPTEYLNGYDIKLKKRKPPLKRISIIKKKKYVADYQKLIFKKKDFLVSETNDVEDLQIFINTPKRLLKRPLLLKHRKRLLSKFSLKLQAKFSWDRVCHSDRLIKFSIGCTKKVFMFLISKEEKYYDKLCYYKGKLSQIFKLKQKKLEKPGRKSTITIQNEILLMCIKLQLDLAIQDLTFRFSISQSHCSRILTTWITYFGNKLKRLLLWPTREANLLYKARHFPGKLHNVEGIIDCTEQKIQRPSNAKAQYQVSSCMVF, encoded by the exons atgggACGACCTACTGATGCTTATCCTTACCCTACTGAGTATTTAAATGGTTAcgatataaagttaaaaaagagaAAACCTCCATTAAAACGGATATccataattaagaaaaaaaagtatgttgCTGATTACCAAA AattaatattcaagaaaaaagattttcttgtATCTGAAACAAATGACGTGGAAgacttacaaatatttattaacactCCTAAAAGATTACTTAAAAGACCTTTGTTATTAAAACATCGAAAACGTTTGTTGAGTAAGTTTTCATTGAAGTTACAAGCAAAGTTTAGTTGGGACAGAGTATGCCATTCCGATAGGTTAATAAAGTTTTCTATTGGGTgcacaaaaaaagtattcatgtttttaataagtaaagAGGAAAAATACTATGACAAACTATGCTACTACAAGGGGAAACTTtcacaaattttcaaattaaaacaaaaaaaactagaaaagcCTGGAAGAAAAAGCACTATAACAATCCAGAATGAAATTCTGCTAATGTGCATAAAACTGCAATTAGATTTGGCTATTCAAGATCTAACATTTAGATTTTCGATTTCCCAGTCTCATTGTTCAAGAATCTTAACAACCTGGATTACTTATTTTGGAAATAAGTTAAAGCGTCTTCTTTTATGGCCCACACGAGAAGCAAATTTATTGTATAAAGCAAGACATTTTCCTGGAAAGTTACACAATGTAGAAGGTATAATAGACTGCACTGAGCAAAAAATTCAGAGACCATCAAATGCAAAAGCACAGTATCAAGTCTCTTCTTGCATGGTTTTTTGA